ACCCATGGTTACGTTTTTCTCGCTATGGTTATGCTATTCGGGCCATTGCGCCGTGTCGTTTAGTAGTATAAATACCCATTACCGTATTAATTCACTTCATGGATGCTTTTCGTTGAAACGTTGTCTGCTTACTCTTGCCGCGCTGTGTGCGCTAACGCTGTCCACCGCTCACGCTCAGGCAGTCCAGCCGCTGACGGCACCTGTTCTGGCCTCTGATATTGCCGATCGCTATGCAAATCTGATCTACTACGGCAGCGGTGCAACGGGTATGGCGATGGTGGTTATCGACGGTAACCAGCGCGTGTTTCGCAGCTTTGGCGAAACGCGTCCGGGCAATAACGTCCACCCGCAGCTCGATTCCGTGATCCGCATTGCGTCCCTGACCAAGCTGATGACCAGCGAATTGCTGGTGAAACTGCTCGATCAGGGCGTGGTGAAGCTCGACGATCCGCTCAGCAAATATGCGCCACCCGGCGCGCGCGTGCCGACGTATCAGGGTGCGCCGATTACGCTGGTCAACCTGGCTACCCATACCAGTGCGCTTCCGCGTGAACAGCCGGGCGGTGCCCCCCATCGTCCTGTATTCGTCTGGCCTACCCGCGAACAGCGCTGGAATTACCTGAGCACCGCGACGCTGAAAGCCGCGCCGGGGTCACAGGCGTCTTATTCTAACCTTGCGTTTGATCTTCTTGCCGATGCGTTATCCACGGCCTCGGGCAAACCGTACACGCAGCTGTTTGAAGAGCAGATAACGCGTCCGTTGGGCATGAAGGACACCACCTTTACCCCCTCTCCTGACCAGTGCGGTCGCCTGATGGTCGCCGAGAAAGGTGCCAGTCCGTGTAACAACACGCTGGCGGCAATCGGTAGCGGCGGGGTTTATTCCACGCCAGGGGATATGATGCGCTGGATGCAGCAGTTCCTCTCTTCTGATTTCTACTCGCGCAGCAGCCAGGCTGACCGTATGCAGACGCTGATGTATAAGCGTGCACAGCTGCACCGCGTAATCGGTATGGACGTGCCGGGTAAAGCCGATGCGCTTGGAATGGGTTGGGTCTATATGGCGCCGAAAGACGGTCGTCCCGGTATTATTCAAAAAACGGGCGGCGGTGGCGGGTTCATTACCTATATGGCGATGATCCCGCAATCCAACGTTGGCGCTTTTGTGGTGGTCACCCGCTCTCCGAACACGAGGTTCGTCAATATGAGTGATGGTATCAATAATTTAGTGGCTGAATTGAGCGCCAACAAAGCGCAGGTACTTACTGCGTCTAACTGATTTAATATTCCGTGGGCAAACGGTTGACGCTAACCAGTTTGCCCCGGCTCATATTAATATAATTTCCCCGGCGTAGCGCGGCGAGTATTTCCGCAACAACGGAACGGGAAATTCGCGTACTTCGCTGAATATGATTCATTACGCCTATTTTTGAACGCAGGGTTTCATCCCATTCGGCCATTTCCATGAGCATGGCGCGGATCTGGCTATACGAATTATTACCAACCAGCTGCATATCGCGTTTCGCAAGAATATAATTCACCCAGGATAACCAGCCGAATGCTTCACGCCAAAGATATTCTTGCTGAATACGTTGGCGGGCCGTTACGGCGGGTAAATAAAATCCTGAACACGGCGTCTGCGTGACCATAATATATTCTTTTAGGTTATCATTCATTCCAGCGGTCAAACCAAAAATAAACGGTGCCCTTGCAATGCCAATCAGTAATTCATCTGACTGACGGTAAATTTCTATAATGCCGCTTTGTATTACGAAGGTGTAGGGTTCTTCGCCAGAGACATTCTGTGAAATGCGTTGCTGCTTCGCAGTTTTAAAAGGCGTTCCATCGACTTTCAGGCACTGTTCGAGCCGGCTTAATTCAGAAAGTGGTTTAGCATCAACGTTCATGCAGACCTCAAGTCATCTGTATATGTCGGTTCTGTGATTTTGTCTAAAGAAAAAGCGGGGAAAGAAATCCCCGCTTTTCAGATGTTACCAGGTATATTTCACACCCAGGTTAGCGCCCCAGTTCTGGTCAACGTCGCCGCCGCCCAGATAGGTTGCATCAGTATAGGTACTGAAGTTTTTGGTGAAGCTGAACTGCGTGCCTAAACCAACGCGGACGGCAGAGCCCTTCACACCATTGTCGATGTTGTCGTTATTAACATCGGCACTGTTGTTGGCATCGTCGTAGACGTACGCCAGTTTGAAGTAAGGCGTCAGCGCCTGCTCACCACCGTAATTGAAGGTGTAACCCGCATCAATACCCGCTTCGTAGCGCAGGCTATCGTAGGATTGACCATCGATACGCATATCGTTGCTCAGCTGGTAATCATCGCCAGACTGGAACAGGCCAGACACGGCCGCATACGGCGTGACGTAACCAGACAGATTTGGTTTCCAGTCATAACCCAGCTTCAGGCCAAAGCCTACGGCATCGGTCGTGGTATTCCCGTCAACGTACTGACCATTGCTCATGTTAGCAGAGAGGTCGCTATTGAAGCGGGTATAGTTCAGGGAGCTGTCGAGGAACACATCGTTAGCAAACTTCGCCGATGCGTAGATCATCGCAGTCTGGCTATCCTGATCAACCTGACCGGTACGATCGCTGATGTCACCCTTCGCGAAACCAGCCGCGCCGCCGACAATCCACTTCGCATTATTGC
This region of Enterobacter cancerogenus genomic DNA includes:
- the ampH gene encoding D-alanyl-D-alanine-carboxypeptidase/endopeptidase AmpH — protein: MKRCLLTLAALCALTLSTAHAQAVQPLTAPVLASDIADRYANLIYYGSGATGMAMVVIDGNQRVFRSFGETRPGNNVHPQLDSVIRIASLTKLMTSELLVKLLDQGVVKLDDPLSKYAPPGARVPTYQGAPITLVNLATHTSALPREQPGGAPHRPVFVWPTREQRWNYLSTATLKAAPGSQASYSNLAFDLLADALSTASGKPYTQLFEEQITRPLGMKDTTFTPSPDQCGRLMVAEKGASPCNNTLAAIGSGGVYSTPGDMMRWMQQFLSSDFYSRSSQADRMQTLMYKRAQLHRVIGMDVPGKADALGMGWVYMAPKDGRPGIIQKTGGGGGFITYMAMIPQSNVGAFVVVTRSPNTRFVNMSDGINNLVAELSANKAQVLTASN
- a CDS encoding helix-turn-helix domain-containing protein; this translates as MNVDAKPLSELSRLEQCLKVDGTPFKTAKQQRISQNVSGEEPYTFVIQSGIIEIYRQSDELLIGIARAPFIFGLTAGMNDNLKEYIMVTQTPCSGFYLPAVTARQRIQQEYLWREAFGWLSWVNYILAKRDMQLVGNNSYSQIRAMLMEMAEWDETLRSKIGVMNHIQRSTRISRSVVAEILAALRRGNYINMSRGKLVSVNRLPTEY